The proteins below come from a single Takifugu flavidus isolate HTHZ2018 chromosome 6, ASM371156v2, whole genome shotgun sequence genomic window:
- the LOC130527898 gene encoding uncharacterized protein LOC130527898: MSGITLFLLFLWFRLHKTDEGVNDLLSLSEKAPMEAAPSNQSWLMVKEPSLPISEPLEKNGQESKFALHPLPSAVWPKHTDLGPILRHHSLHNKSKKALKNDRLQEHNGEKVRQAVGVLPKPPLTGTAASATAAVLINNNRTVQKTNQDSQSNISTLPQSEPNHQPHSRARGPVQPQAQPQQPTPPPRKDLLNRRLNPEENRPGKSSFYQSFVGAESRNNSRLPINFNRRSSSLVYQFDLLRRESDFAHDAFCMSECRKEKDEREYYCYSEFAVNGIVHDIEVLRKGVRLITLMVSSDGFYKMSRLYVSPDNFFFKVQLLVLDTYKCSKPCPDIKLGTRYIVMGQIYHRRRHLPSNLLNLLLGKLKPGDGILKSNSYIKRFNKWRHQKVSEATRSRCR, translated from the exons ATGTCAGGAATTACTCTCTTTCTCCTGTTTCTCTGGTTTCGTCTACACAAGACAGATGAAGGTGTTAACG aTCTTCTCAGCCTATCAGAAAAGGCTCCAATGGAAGCAGCACCAAGCAACCAGAGCTGGTTGATGGTCAAAGAGCCCTCTCTCCCCATCAGTGAGCCCCTGGAGAAGAATGGTCAGGAGTCCAAATTTGCCCTCCACCCTCTGCCCTCCGCCGTCTGGCCCAAGCACACCGACCTGGGCCCCATCCTTCGCCACCACAGCCTCCACAACAAGAGCAAAAAGGCGCTGAAGAACGACCGCCTGCAGGAGCACAACGGCGAGAAAGTCCGGCAAGCTGTCGGCGTGCTCCCCAAACCCCCGCTGACCGGGACTGCGGCTTCAGCGACCGCCGCCGTCCTCATCAACAACAACCGGACGGTGCAGAAGACAAACCAGGACAGCCAGTCCAACATCAGCACTCTCCCGCAGAGCGAGCCAAACCATCAGCCCCACTCCAGAGCCAGGGGCCCGGTCCAGCCTCAGGCTCAGCCACAACAGCCAACACCTCCACCAAGGAAGGATCTCCTCAACCGGCGGCTGAACCCAGAGGAGAACCGGCCGGGAAAGTCCAGCTTTTATCAGTCCTTCGTCGGGGCAGAGAGCCGGAACAACAGCAGGCTCCCCATCAACTTCAACAGGAGATCCTCCAGCCTGGTGTACCAGTTTGACCTCTTGAGGAGAG AATCCGACTTCGCACACGATGCGTTCTGCATGAGTGAatgcaggaaggagaaggacGAGAGAGAGTATTACTGCTACAGTGAGTTCG CTGTTAACGGCATCGTCCATGACATTGAGGTGCTGCGTAAAGGCGTGCGCCTCATCACCCTGATGGTGAGCAGCGACGGCTTCTACAAAATGAGCCGTCTCTACGTGAGCCCAGACAACTTCTTCTTCAAAGTTCAACTTCTGGTTCTGGACACCTACAAGTGCAGCAAACCGTGTCCTGATATCAAGCTGG GGACCAGATACATTGTAATGGGCCAGATCTACCACCGGAGGCGCCACCTGCCCAGTAATCTGCTCAACTTGTTGTTGGGCAAACTGAAGCCCGGCGATGGAATTCTCAAAAGCAACAGCTACATCAAGAGATTCAACAAATGGAGGCACCAGAAAGTGTCCGAGGCCACCCGCTCCAGGTGCAGATAA